The Nicotiana tabacum cultivar K326 chromosome 5, ASM71507v2, whole genome shotgun sequence sequence AACTTAACTCACATaactaattcaaaaagatttatatAGATACATAGAGGTCGACGAGGCCGTTGACATGTCATATCTAAAACTATACACAAGACactgtctgcaaaacctctaagaaaaCATGACCATAATATAAGTCGGGACAGGGTTCCCGACAtcttcataaaataaaataacatatatagaACGTGACTCGGCAATACTCTAGGAATCActactcaaacgatattactgcgtAGGTGCGAGGTCTGCAGAAGCGGTTATGTAGCGCAGGTGCGTAGAAggtgtcgcaggtgcggttaccgCAGAGCGGAAATGCCTTTTAGTGAAATTCCACAGAAGCGGAGGATTTTGCGCAGATGTTGCCCCGCAGATGTGTGATGagaatcgcagatgcggaagtgctGGGCAGGGTGTATATAAAGgctccttcgcgaatttttggtcATTATTCACCATTTTTGGGCGGGATTTGAGCTTTGGGCAGTGATTTTCAAGAGGAATCAAGGATCTTCAACAGGGTAAGTTACTTGGGCTTTGTATCTTGTGTTTATGATgattatttcattgtttaatcatgaaattagtggAAAAATCAGAGAAAGAGTTGGGaaattagggtttgaaattggagagttatattggggatttgaggggccattagaggtccgattttgatgatctTAATGTGtagattctattgatgtgatttttattggattccgaggcGTGGGCACGGGGGGTCGGTTTTgagtaatttcggaatttttgatgtaaattgaatattttcgagtgggctttgttcgcttagcatattttaatggttatatattgattttggttagatttggagcattttgaggccgattcgagagacagtgacatcgcgggctagagtttggaccggatagaggtaagtaatgattgtaaatgttgtcctgagggtttgaaacctcggacttcacatcgttgtactactttgaggtgacacacacactagatgacgagcgtgaagtcgtgcactgttggggattgtgacttggtccgtcccgtatgactgttaagtcacgtatttaatttgaaatcttatgatattccatattttagagatttatattatattttgggttgtatgccatgtttggggccttacGCCGACccgttgagacccttaggggtattttcactatttttcctcactctatttgttttgaaagcatatcctcagtcatattttacctgtttattgtctaaatctggttttatcactttacttcttaaaaatatgaaaactgtttgggttgAGTTCCCTATTTTAAtgatggtccgagtgattgtgagattgatgactgggatagaccgagggtctgattgtgagattgatgactgagatagaccgagggtctgattgtgaggttaatgactgagagaggccaagggcctggttgtgaggattatatatttatggatcgggctgcacgccacaaaactatatatatatatggatcgggctgcatgccgtagcGATATagtgtttgggctgtaggagcccctccagagtctgcacacccccagtgagcgcagtcgactatatatacgGATCGGGCCGCACGCCACAACGGTTACTAAATGGTgactattgagtgtgagtgctgagtgtgagcgatGATTGGTAAAAGTTGAGttatgagtgactgagaggcttgcccgaggggctataaaTATACAcgtacatgagtgatgctttgcctgaggggccagtttatgaacttactgtttttcactcctctttaaagtgagtttctattgaatatgttgatttaattactgctttcgctcatctttagaccgagcctctattAAAAATGTTggacaaatattttaaataactttcatttaaactgaagtttttaagtcATGAAATGGTTGTGAATTTCTATTATGCCGAGGGGCTGGATATGAactatgctttgcccgaggggccgattatgattttcatcactttcactatatatatatttcattaaacctcTATAGGAAAGGTTAGAAAGATATTTTCCAAAGTATTTTACTGAAAATGGAAGTTTAACGAAGTGATTTGATGTGTATCCCGTTGTTTTTGGAAACATGCGGTACCCTCTGTGGTGCCATGATGTGATATACGTGATTTCTTGCtcctcagactttatttacttttattacttactgggttggagtactcacattactccctacaccttgtgtgcagatataAGTATTTCTGAGTTTGGTGGCAgtttcatcggagttagcaaggtagctgcctggcgcgACTTtgctttctctctctttcttcttccttatgTATTCTTGTGACTTTTCCCTACCATATTGGTCTTGATGTGGTTAGActgttgtagtagatgctcatgactagtgacaccccgatatcaggcttgtatgttatttccgcactgttcatttagacttatattatgaaaTATTTGTTTAATAAAAGGCTTAAAAATGAGTCTTAATGATTAAAGGGTTAAAATGGGTGTTGTgttagctggccttgtcttcacgagatgcgccatcacgactaggtctgagtttagggtcgtgacacatgtgtcactatattataaacattaacatctttacaTATGCCTCAATAAGGAACTAGAAAcgtacttagacatgcttgaatatcattttacatAAATGAATAACGTAgatatccttaactgctaagagtagaaacacttatgagatagcattacgtttacgtatcgctacttggatcatgccaaaaaggaaagaagggcTAGCCTTAACATGCCTTTAATGTCAACTTTCTACTTGTATATGTGAACAATCTCCTCAATTTTGTATGCCAAAACTAGTCTTCTTCACGTTTTGCTTTAGTGTTAAGAGATATATCTACCTTTGTAGCTCAAATTTTTCAAGGTCCATTTCTAATCTTGTTGAGAAGAAGCAACAAATGTATGTCTCTTGCTAATAACGTTGCTTGATATATATGTTATAAGTATATCCTTCAAAAGGTGTGatagagggttgtgcaaggattgcaaggttatcccgGGAGAGACCCTCGCGACTCAGCATAGGCTCTTAGTGATGGACATCGGCATTatgatgaagaggaagaagaggtatGCTCGTGGCCGACCGAGGATTAGATGGGGAGCTTTAACCAAGGATAAAGCCCGGGAGTTGGATGGGAGGTTATCcgctatgggagcttggaggagtagtggagacgcgagcactatgtggtcGATGACGGCGAACTATGTGAGGGAGGCGGCGAGGGAGGTGCTAGGTGTATCAAAGAGTTTTTCTGGCAGGCACCAAGGaaactggtggtggaatgacacagtccaaggtaaagtggaggcGAAGAAGGTAGCGTGCGCGAAGTTAGCAGGGAGCACAAGCGAGGATGAGAGGAGTACGAATAGAGAGAGTTACGAAGtggctaggaaggaggcaaagctggcggtcacggaggctaagaatGCAGCATTTAGCCGTTTATACAAGGAATTAGGGGAGAAAGGCGGGGAAAGGAAGTTGTTTTGGATGGCTAAAGAGAGGGAGAGGAAGGCCCAGGATCTGGACCAAGTAaagtgcatcaaagacgaggatgATAGAGTATTGATGGGAGAGTCCCAGATTAAGCAGAGATGGCGAACGTACTTTTACGGTCTTCTGAATGAGGAGGGGGACCGGGATATAGCGCTAGGGGACTTGGGGCATTCGAAGAGTCCCCGAGATTTTAGGTATTGCAGGCGCATTAAGGTGGAGGAGATCGTGGGGGCGTTGCGTAAGATGAGTAGAGgtagagcgaccgggccagatgaaattccggttAAGTTTTAgaagtgtgtgggtagagcaggattAGAATGGCTGACTGGGTTGTTCAATGTAAAGGTGTCTAACGGGCTGGGTTGACCGGTAACAGGACCGACTAAGACCGGTTAAAACCAGAACCGGACCGGCCCGGTACATAAGGGGCCGAGTGGGGCTGGGTAGGAGGGGTAGAAGGGGTTGGTCCGTTTAAATTTTGGTAAGGATTAACCGGACTGGTTAGACCCGGTCCACGTAAACAGTACCGTGTACCGGTTAAACCGGCCCGGCCCGGCCAGATACaaccttcttttttgttttttttttaattttttgaattaaGTGGGGCCCACTAACCGTTGGCAATGGTCAGACCTGGCAGGGATCCGTTGCCCAACGGGTATTGCATTAATAgcctcttttttctttaaaatttaaccttttttcaatttacaaaattaaccttctctaaaactataaatatacccccctcttcttcatttcttcactcaactctcatttctcaatatcaatttctctcattctctcattctccaattttcaagattttaagtctcaatctcaaattctcaattctcAATTCAATTTAAATCATGCCTCGTACTTCTAGAGTGCACTCATATGTTTGGcaacactttgaggtggtagaagaaaatgaagaaggtcagaaagtaaagtgcaagaactgtggtcaaGTCTTAAATTTTTGTTCAGAGTCTGGCACAGGCAGTTTAAGGAAGCATATAaagtattgtcttcagcgtcctCCAGAAATtagtatttaagattttaagacaatttgtgttattttaaaattattagacgtatttgtattttatgcttaatattttagtttgttagattaatttaaagtattgttaatttattatgcatgaaaatttagttttactattttttgttaatttactttttaaatgcaaactttaattttgaattttgaaataaatgtagcacttgcaatttatattaatacttttgtattaatataacttgtaatctttaaattaataaaaagtattaatataacttataatagttatacaaaatacaaaaaaaattaaaaaatacactaaaccccGCCCGGCCCGGCCCGACCCCCTTAACCCGTAACCCTTACTATTCAATTTTTACCTGGATGAACCCAAACCCGTTAAACCCGTTAAGCCCCAACCCGTAACCGTCCCGGACCGTAACCCATACGGGTCCAAAAAATAGTAACCCGGCCCGGCCCACCTATTTAACACCTATAGTTCAATGTAATTTTTAGGACAAAGAGGATACCGGAGGTCGAGTACAGTGGTACCTTTCCGTTGTaaaagaacaaaggtgatattcagtgttgtaacaattataagggtatcaagttacttagccataccatgaaagtctaggagagggtggtggaggtgAGGGTGAGGGTGAGGAAGACGATGTCTATATCCGACAATCAGTTTAGGTTCATGCCGGGCCGTTCCAttacggaagctatccaccttattaagAGGTTGGTGGAATAGTAcggggataagaagaaggatctgcacatggtgtttattgacttggAGAAAACATATGATAAGATTCCTAGAGAGGTGCTCTGGAGATGACTTGAGACGAAGGGCGTGCCGGTAGCCTACATACGAGCgatcaaggacatgtatgatggagctaagactaagGTTAGGATGGTGGGAGGCGACTCGGAGCATTTCCGGGTTGTTATGGGATTACACCAAGGCTCAACGCTtggcccgttcttatttgccttggtgatggatgctttgacacaccatattcaaggggaggtgccatggtgta is a genomic window containing:
- the LOC142180949 gene encoding uncharacterized protein LOC142180949, with product MDIGIMMKRKKRYARGRPRIRWGALTKDKARELDGRLSAMGAWRSSGDASTMWSMTANYVREAAREVLGVSKSFSGRHQGNWWWNDTVQGKVEAKKVACAKLAGSTSEDERSTNRESYEVARKEAKLAVTEAKNAAFSRLYKELGEKGGERKLFWMAKERERKAQDLDQVKCIKDEDDRVLMGESQIKQRWRTYFYGLLNEEGDRDIALGDLGHSKSPRDFRYCRRIKVEEIVGALRKMSRGRATGPDEIPVKF